In a single window of the Candidatus Hydrogenedentota bacterium genome:
- a CDS encoding methyltransferase domain-containing protein, whose amino-acid sequence MSGEYVHGYTAREAYRLVDQATTLTDLLHCDTAYSAGESVLEAGCGVGAQTVTLAKNSPNALITSLEISEESLEIARERVTSAGITNVTFRQGDIFNLPEDLGPFDHIFVCFVLEHLSNPVGALACLKQVLKPGGTMTVVEGDHGSVFFHPDSIYAHKAIDCQIALQARGGGNACIGRQLYPLLEQAGFSNITVSPRTVYVDSSRPALVEGFTKKTFTAMVEGVREQALAQGLINEQDWERGIRDLYRTAERDGTFNYMFFKAIARMC is encoded by the coding sequence GTGAGTGGTGAATATGTTCACGGGTATACCGCCCGTGAAGCCTACCGGCTCGTCGATCAAGCGACTACATTGACGGACCTTCTCCATTGCGATACCGCCTACTCCGCTGGCGAGTCCGTCTTGGAGGCCGGCTGCGGAGTGGGAGCCCAGACCGTTACCCTCGCGAAGAACAGTCCCAATGCACTCATTACTTCCCTGGAGATTTCAGAGGAGTCACTCGAAATTGCCCGCGAACGAGTCACTTCGGCCGGCATCACAAATGTGACGTTTCGGCAGGGGGATATCTTCAATCTACCTGAAGATTTAGGACCTTTTGACCATATTTTCGTTTGCTTTGTGCTTGAGCACCTGTCGAACCCGGTCGGTGCCTTGGCGTGCCTGAAGCAGGTTCTTAAGCCGGGAGGAACGATGACGGTTGTTGAGGGTGACCACGGCTCCGTCTTTTTCCACCCTGATAGCATCTACGCTCACAAGGCCATCGATTGCCAGATTGCGCTTCAAGCACGCGGCGGAGGAAATGCGTGTATTGGCCGCCAGCTTTACCCGCTGCTTGAGCAGGCGGGCTTCTCGAACATCACGGTTTCTCCGCGGACTGTTTACGTCGATTCCAGCAGGCCCGCCCTTGTGGAAGGCTTCACAAAGAAAACCTTCACGGCCATGGTCGAGGGCGTCCGAGAACAGGCATTGGCGCAAGGCCTTATTAATGAACAAGACTGGGAGAGGGGTATTCGAGACTTATACCGCACCGCCGAGCGTGATGGGACGTTCAACTACATGTTCTTCAAGGCCATTGCGAGGATGTGTTAA